A region of Toxorhynchites rutilus septentrionalis strain SRP chromosome 1, ASM2978413v1, whole genome shotgun sequence DNA encodes the following proteins:
- the LOC129761706 gene encoding lipoamide acyltransferase component of branched-chain alpha-keto acid dehydrogenase complex, mitochondrial-like, producing the protein MILFLQKIPHFAYSDEIDVSQLVQLRDALKAEALAQGVKLTYMPFFVKAASNALKQFPIINSSFDEANECLIYKSYHNISIAMHTPQGLVVPNVKNVEQKTILEIAADMNALQERGAKGALTPDDFLNGTFSLSNIGIVGGTYTHPCIMPPQVAIGAIGKTKLLPRFDASGSVIAAHIMNVSWSADHRVIDGVTMASFSNAWKKLLENPQLFLLTAK; encoded by the exons ATGATATTGTTCTTACAGAAAATTCCACATTTTGCATACAGCGACGAGATTGATGTGTCCCAATTGGTACAGCTCCGGGACGCGCTCAAAGCAGAAGCCCTGGCCCAGGGAGTGAAGCTGACTTATATGCCTTTCTTTGTGAAGGCCGCTTCCAATGCCCTCAAGCAGTTCCCCATCATAAACAGCTCCTTCGACGAGGCCAACGAATGTTTAATTTACAAGTCGTACCACAACATCAGCATCGCAATGCATACCCCGCAGGGTCTGGTTGTACCTAACGTCAAGAACGTTGAGCAGAAAACAATTCTGGAAATTGCAGCCGATATGAATGCCCTGCAGGAGCGGGGCGCCAAAGGCGCTCTCACACCAGATGATTTTCTCAATGGAACATTTTCGCTGTCCAACATAGGAATC GTCGGCGGAACCTACACGCACCCCTGCATCATGCCCCCACAGGTCGCAATTGGTGCTATCGGGAAAACTAAGCTGCTGCCCCGATTTGATGCCTCGGGAAGCGTGATCGCGGCGCACATCATGAACGTCAGCTGGTCGGCCGACCACCGGGTAATCGATGGAGTGACTATGGCCAGCTTCTCGAACGCGTGGAAGAAACTGCTTGAAAATCCCCAACTTTTTCTGCTGACAGCAAAATAA